From a region of the Streptacidiphilus albus JL83 genome:
- a CDS encoding thiamine pyrophosphate-dependent dehydrogenase E1 component subunit alpha, protein MTGPAHPVPDGLGSPAARYRMLRLIRSFEELALGLVKSGAITGGIHPYIGQEAVAVGVCAALRPQDRITSTHRGHGHVLAKGAAPDRLLAELLGRIGGLNKGRGGSMHAADFSLGILGANGMVGAGGPIAVGAAWSARQAGEDRVAVAFFGDGALNQGVLLESFNLAAMWRLPVLFVCENNGYATTLPAATAVAGSATGRAAAFGIPAVEVDGMDTEAVRAAAAEAVDRAAAGGGPGFLECRTYRFEGHHTMERLMKLHYRTPEEIADWRGLDPLPRAAALLPHGLAEQLDASVAEQLDAAQRFALDSEHPRAEGALDHLYADGLRPRAGSTA, encoded by the coding sequence GTGACCGGCCCCGCCCACCCCGTCCCCGACGGCCTCGGCTCCCCCGCCGCGCGCTACCGGATGCTGCGGCTGATCCGCAGCTTCGAGGAACTCGCGCTCGGGCTGGTGAAGTCCGGGGCGATCACCGGCGGCATCCACCCCTACATCGGGCAGGAGGCGGTGGCGGTCGGCGTCTGCGCCGCACTGCGCCCGCAGGACCGGATCACCTCCACCCACCGGGGCCACGGCCATGTGCTCGCCAAGGGCGCGGCCCCGGACCGCCTGCTGGCCGAACTCCTCGGCCGCATCGGCGGGTTGAACAAGGGCCGGGGCGGCTCGATGCACGCCGCCGACTTCTCGCTCGGCATCCTGGGCGCCAACGGCATGGTCGGCGCCGGTGGCCCGATCGCGGTCGGCGCCGCCTGGTCCGCCCGGCAGGCCGGCGAGGACCGGGTGGCCGTCGCCTTCTTCGGCGACGGCGCACTCAACCAGGGCGTCCTGCTGGAGTCCTTCAACCTGGCCGCGATGTGGCGGCTGCCGGTGCTGTTCGTCTGCGAGAACAACGGCTACGCCACCACGCTGCCGGCCGCCACCGCCGTGGCCGGCAGCGCCACCGGCCGGGCCGCCGCCTTCGGGATCCCCGCCGTCGAGGTGGACGGGATGGACACCGAGGCCGTCCGCGCGGCGGCGGCCGAGGCCGTCGACCGGGCCGCCGCCGGCGGCGGTCCCGGCTTCCTCGAATGCCGCACCTACCGCTTCGAGGGGCACCACACCATGGAACGGCTGATGAAACTGCACTACCGCACCCCGGAGGAGATCGCCGACTGGCGCGGCCTCGACCCGCTGCCGCGCGCCGCGGCACTCCTGCCGCACGGCCTCGCCGAGCAGTTGGACGCTTCGGTGGCCGAACAGCTGGACGCCGCGCAGCGGTTCGCCCTCGACTCCGAACACCCGCGAGCAGAAGGGGCGTTGGACCACCTCTACGCCGACGGGCTGCGACCGAGGGCGGGGAGCACGGCATGA
- a CDS encoding type III PLP-dependent enzyme — MNRESELHPLAPALRSALAASTDDRIFYDLAGIARRYAALLDELPGIAVRFAIKACPVDEVLAELTALGAGFDAASPNEIGQALRSGVPVGRVHYGNTVKSDQGIAAAYRLGIRDFATDSLADITAIAEHAPGSRVFCRLATSGDGALWGLSRKFGCSAADAVQVLTAARQAGLTPAGLSVHVGSQQLTSEAWTAAFELLGDVLVDLGQHGIRLDHINLGGGLPALGYLDRHGTALVPPLDEIFRTVRQGLVRLRRLHGGELDFVLEPGRHLVADQGAIRAHVYRLTSRQQLDGERQHWLYLSCGKFNGLYEMDQLQYRLVFPTHPDPEYVPAVVAGPTCDSDDAFPHGHATGRVPVPLAVASGDPVWILSSGAYAVSYLTQGFNGFDPLPYTVLPAASEPSGEPALTPPAGRDHRGPARTSLHGSRRGRSAAGSGRPGSERWPAAGMQ, encoded by the coding sequence GTGAACCGGGAATCCGAACTCCACCCCCTCGCTCCCGCACTGCGCTCCGCCCTGGCAGCCTCCACCGACGACCGGATATTCTACGATCTGGCCGGGATCGCCCGCCGCTACGCCGCCCTACTGGACGAACTGCCGGGCATCGCAGTCCGGTTCGCCATCAAGGCCTGCCCGGTGGACGAGGTGCTGGCCGAACTGACCGCGCTCGGAGCCGGTTTCGACGCTGCCAGCCCGAACGAGATCGGTCAGGCCCTGCGCTCCGGCGTACCGGTCGGCCGGGTGCACTACGGCAACACCGTCAAATCGGACCAGGGCATTGCCGCGGCCTACCGCCTGGGCATCCGGGACTTCGCCACCGACAGCCTCGCGGACATCACCGCGATCGCCGAGCACGCCCCCGGATCCCGGGTGTTCTGCCGGCTCGCCACCAGCGGCGACGGCGCGCTCTGGGGGCTGAGCCGCAAGTTCGGCTGCTCGGCGGCGGACGCCGTCCAGGTGCTGACGGCCGCCCGGCAGGCCGGGCTGACCCCCGCCGGGCTCTCGGTGCACGTCGGTTCGCAGCAGCTGACCTCCGAGGCCTGGACGGCGGCCTTCGAGCTGCTCGGCGACGTGCTGGTCGACCTCGGGCAGCACGGGATCAGGCTCGACCACATCAATCTCGGCGGCGGCCTGCCCGCCCTGGGGTACCTCGACCGGCACGGCACCGCCCTCGTCCCGCCGCTCGACGAGATCTTCCGGACCGTTCGGCAGGGCCTCGTCCGACTGCGCCGACTGCACGGCGGCGAGCTCGACTTCGTTCTGGAGCCGGGCCGCCACCTGGTCGCCGACCAGGGCGCGATCCGGGCCCACGTCTACCGGCTGACCTCCCGTCAGCAGCTGGACGGCGAGCGGCAGCACTGGCTCTATCTGAGCTGCGGCAAGTTCAACGGGCTCTACGAGATGGACCAGTTGCAGTACCGACTGGTCTTCCCGACCCACCCGGACCCGGAGTACGTCCCGGCCGTGGTGGCGGGCCCGACCTGCGACAGCGACGACGCGTTCCCGCACGGCCACGCGACCGGCCGGGTACCGGTGCCGCTGGCGGTGGCCTCCGGCGACCCCGTGTGGATCCTCTCCAGCGGCGCCTACGCGGTCAGCTACCTCACCCAGGGCTTCAACGGCTTCGACCCGCTGCCGTACACGGTGCTCCCGGCCGCGTCCGAACCCTCGGGCGAACCGGCGTTGACGCCCCCTGCCGGCCGTGACCACCGGGGTCCGGCCCGGACCTCGCTGCACGGCTCCCGTCGGGGACGCTCCGCAGCCGGGTCCGGGCGTCCCGGATCCGAGCGATGGCCGGCGGCGGGGATGCAGTGA
- a CDS encoding FAD/NAD(P)-binding protein: MGPGADREKKVVAAEHRIRTIGVIGAGPRGLSVVERVTANAEDFRQQVVIHVMDPYLGSGGRVWRTTQPVELLMNTVASQVTMFTDASVTCQGPICPGPSLYEWAKFVLLMEPFDSVPEWVRAEALALGPDSYPSRAFYGCYLVWVLDRLVRTAPGRVSFQLHRNSAVSLTETEDGSQLVALDDGTSLRLDCVVLAQGHLDILPSADEHALQQHARALGVNYLPPTNPAEADLEPIAPGERVALRGLGLNFFDYLTLLTVGRGGSFHREDGQLRYRPSGREPLVLAGSRRGIPYHSRGENQKGVSGRHRPGLLTPERITELRERRQAGEQIEFSRHIWPLISSEVTGVYYHALLSERLSGDEAGAFLREYSDLPVGGPAAERLLSRFGVGRNDRWDWERIARPYGDRTFEAPLAYQDWLLDYLRHDLAESRRGNVDGPLKAALDVMRDLRNEVRLVVDHGGITGDSYRDELQSWYTPLNAFVSIGPPPRRIAELIALVEAGVVRMVGPGMRVVPSADGFTVNSTAVPGSATEVASLIEARLPEPDVRGTADPLVRDLLARGACRPYLIPTGADGQVETGGLMVTPRPCRLVDLTGQAHPYRFAFGVPTETVHWATAAGVRPGVDSVILGDADAIARACLSVELGRRPVPKVRARVTL, encoded by the coding sequence ATGGGACCAGGGGCGGACCGGGAGAAGAAAGTGGTTGCGGCGGAGCATCGAATCAGGACGATCGGCGTGATCGGAGCCGGTCCCCGAGGGTTGTCCGTGGTCGAGCGGGTGACCGCGAACGCCGAGGACTTCCGACAGCAGGTCGTGATCCACGTGATGGATCCGTACCTGGGCAGTGGCGGACGGGTCTGGCGGACCACCCAACCGGTGGAGCTCCTGATGAACACCGTGGCATCGCAGGTGACGATGTTCACCGACGCGAGTGTGACCTGTCAGGGCCCGATCTGCCCGGGGCCGAGTCTGTACGAGTGGGCGAAGTTCGTCCTTCTGATGGAGCCCTTCGACTCCGTGCCGGAGTGGGTGCGTGCGGAGGCCCTGGCGCTCGGCCCGGACTCCTACCCCTCCCGGGCCTTCTACGGCTGCTACCTGGTGTGGGTACTGGATCGCCTGGTCCGCACGGCGCCGGGCCGGGTCAGCTTCCAGCTGCACCGCAACAGCGCGGTGAGCCTGACCGAGACCGAGGACGGCTCGCAGCTCGTCGCGCTGGACGACGGCACCTCGCTCCGACTGGACTGCGTGGTGCTGGCGCAGGGCCACCTGGACATCCTGCCGAGCGCCGACGAACACGCCCTTCAGCAGCACGCCCGCGCGCTCGGGGTGAACTACCTGCCGCCGACCAACCCGGCCGAGGCGGACCTGGAGCCCATCGCCCCCGGAGAGCGGGTCGCCCTGCGCGGCCTTGGGCTCAACTTCTTCGACTACCTGACCCTGCTGACCGTCGGGCGTGGCGGCAGCTTCCACCGGGAGGACGGGCAACTGCGCTACCGTCCTTCGGGCCGGGAACCCCTGGTTCTGGCCGGGTCGCGGCGAGGCATTCCGTACCACTCGCGCGGCGAGAACCAGAAGGGCGTGTCCGGTCGACACCGACCGGGACTGCTCACCCCCGAAAGGATCACCGAACTGCGGGAGCGGCGCCAGGCGGGCGAACAGATCGAGTTCTCCCGACACATCTGGCCACTGATCAGCAGTGAGGTCACCGGCGTCTACTACCACGCATTGCTGTCCGAACGGCTCTCCGGGGACGAGGCCGGTGCCTTCCTGCGCGAGTACTCCGACCTGCCCGTGGGCGGGCCTGCGGCGGAACGGCTCCTCAGCCGGTTCGGGGTCGGGCGGAACGACCGGTGGGACTGGGAACGCATCGCCCGACCCTACGGCGACCGGACGTTCGAAGCCCCGCTCGCCTATCAGGACTGGTTGCTCGACTATCTGAGGCACGACCTCGCCGAGTCGCGGCGCGGCAATGTCGACGGCCCCCTGAAGGCAGCCCTGGACGTGATGCGCGACCTGCGCAACGAGGTGCGCCTGGTGGTGGACCACGGCGGGATCACCGGCGACTCCTACCGGGACGAACTCCAGTCCTGGTACACCCCGCTGAACGCGTTCGTCTCCATCGGACCGCCGCCCCGCCGAATTGCGGAGCTGATCGCGCTCGTCGAGGCCGGGGTGGTCCGGATGGTGGGGCCGGGCATGCGGGTCGTCCCCTCGGCGGACGGATTCACCGTCAACTCCACCGCCGTGCCCGGGTCGGCGACCGAGGTGGCCTCGCTCATCGAGGCCAGGCTTCCGGAACCGGACGTCCGGGGCACTGCCGACCCGCTGGTCCGGGACCTGCTGGCGCGCGGGGCCTGTCGGCCCTACCTGATCCCGACCGGCGCCGACGGCCAGGTGGAGACCGGCGGACTGATGGTCACCCCGCGCCCCTGTCGGCTGGTGGACCTGACCGGGCAGGCCCACCCGTACCGTTTCGCCTTCGGCGTGCCCACCGAGACGGTTCACTGGGCCACTGCGGCCGGTGTCCGCCCCGGCGTCGACTCGGTGATCCTCGGCGATGCCGACGCGATCGCCCGGGCCTGCCTGTCCGTCGAACTCGGCCGGCGGCCCGTTCCGAAGGTGCGGGCCCGTGTCACCCTGTGA
- a CDS encoding phytanoyl-CoA dioxygenase family protein yields MTTAPEFVLTRAEHALLPTPEEVAGYREHGWYLSQRLFTDEELDTLQAASDKYYEGHRDRTLAVRPPNLASWEPSHGAVQRHNDYVHYESDAIGEILRKPLVGAVAALLAGTAEIRVFQSTLILKPPVPDEPSNQVPWHFDKHYWHTSSSDDMLTAFIPFHGCGVENGTITMVDGSNRWQELPSGEDTTRHFARRDRSELESVLAANAAHNGAQVRKIPVVIPRGHVSFHHCRTYHGSGANLADTPRRAVSLHLQDGANQYRPATRPDGTPASYNHDAVVRRTADGRPDYADPEICPTVWRGTP; encoded by the coding sequence ATGACCACCGCACCCGAGTTCGTCCTGACCCGGGCCGAGCACGCCCTGCTGCCCACGCCGGAGGAGGTGGCCGGCTACCGCGAGCACGGCTGGTACCTGTCCCAACGGCTGTTCACCGACGAGGAGCTCGACACGCTCCAGGCGGCCAGTGACAAGTACTACGAAGGCCACCGCGACCGCACCCTCGCCGTCCGGCCGCCGAACCTGGCCTCCTGGGAGCCCTCGCACGGAGCGGTCCAGCGGCACAACGACTACGTCCACTACGAGAGCGACGCGATCGGCGAGATCCTGCGCAAGCCCCTGGTCGGCGCCGTCGCCGCGCTGCTCGCCGGAACCGCGGAGATCCGGGTCTTCCAGTCGACCCTGATCCTCAAGCCGCCCGTGCCCGACGAGCCCTCCAACCAGGTGCCGTGGCACTTCGACAAGCACTACTGGCACACCTCGTCCTCGGACGACATGCTGACCGCCTTCATCCCCTTCCACGGCTGCGGGGTGGAGAACGGCACCATCACCATGGTCGACGGCAGCAACCGCTGGCAGGAGCTCCCCTCCGGGGAGGACACCACCCGGCACTTCGCCCGGCGCGACCGCTCCGAGCTGGAGTCGGTCCTCGCCGCCAACGCCGCCCACAACGGCGCACAGGTGCGCAAGATCCCCGTCGTCATCCCGCGCGGGCACGTCAGCTTCCACCACTGCCGCACCTACCACGGCAGCGGCGCCAACCTGGCCGACACCCCGCGCCGGGCCGTCTCGCTGCACCTGCAGGACGGCGCCAACCAGTACCGTCCCGCCACCCGCCCGGACGGCACCCCGGCCTCCTACAACCACGACGCGGTGGTCCGCCGCACCGCCGACGGCCGCCCCGACTACGCCGACCCCGAGATCTGCCCCACGGTCTGGCGGGGCACCCCGTGA
- a CDS encoding alpha-ketoacid dehydrogenase subunit beta → MRLSYTKALNRALADALEQDPAVCVFGEDIGAGMAGPTLNLLDRFGPGRIVDTPLSEQAFTSMAIGAALTGRRPVIEFQIPSLLFLVFEQLVNQAHKFSLMTGGQTGVPLTCLVPGSGSRDGWAGQHSDHPYSLFAHAGMKTVVPATPTDAYGLLRSAIADPDPVVVFAPAAALPVRETVTWELAPVALGSARIHREGTDVTVVAVGHLVHDALAVAEELAAEISVEVFDPRTLHPFDWTALAASLERTGRLVVIDDSNRSCGIGAEVLATAAEEMRLVAPPRRITRPDGAVLPFAPGLDRALQPHRDQLRHALRAVMK, encoded by the coding sequence ATGAGGCTCTCCTACACCAAGGCGCTCAACCGGGCGCTCGCCGACGCCCTGGAGCAGGACCCGGCGGTCTGCGTCTTCGGCGAGGACATCGGCGCCGGCATGGCCGGCCCCACCCTCAACCTGCTCGACCGCTTCGGCCCCGGCCGGATCGTCGACACCCCGCTCTCCGAGCAGGCCTTCACCTCGATGGCCATCGGGGCCGCGCTGACCGGACGGCGGCCGGTGATCGAGTTCCAGATCCCCTCGCTGCTCTTCCTCGTCTTCGAACAACTCGTCAACCAGGCCCACAAGTTCTCCCTGATGACCGGTGGCCAGACCGGTGTCCCGCTCACCTGCCTGGTGCCGGGCTCCGGCTCCCGGGACGGCTGGGCCGGACAGCACTCCGACCACCCGTACAGCCTCTTCGCCCACGCCGGGATGAAGACCGTCGTGCCGGCCACCCCCACCGACGCCTACGGGTTGCTGCGGTCGGCGATCGCCGACCCGGACCCGGTGGTCGTGTTCGCCCCGGCCGCCGCCCTGCCGGTGCGCGAAACCGTCACCTGGGAGCTGGCGCCGGTCGCGCTGGGCTCGGCCCGGATCCACCGCGAGGGCACCGACGTCACCGTGGTCGCCGTCGGCCACCTGGTGCACGACGCACTGGCCGTCGCGGAGGAGCTCGCCGCCGAGATCTCCGTCGAGGTGTTCGACCCGCGCACCCTCCACCCCTTCGACTGGACCGCCCTGGCCGCCTCGCTGGAACGCACCGGACGCCTCGTCGTCATCGACGACTCCAACCGGAGCTGCGGCATCGGCGCCGAAGTCCTCGCCACCGCAGCCGAGGAGATGCGTCTGGTCGCCCCGCCCCGGCGGATCACCCGGCCGGACGGCGCCGTGCTGCCGTTCGCCCCCGGGCTCGACCGTGCCCTGCAACCGCACCGCGACCAACTGCGCCACGCCCTGCGCGCAGTCATGAAGTAG
- a CDS encoding class-II fumarase/aspartase family protein produces MSDQNDCRYDGAGVDAGLLAPVWAGTEALAGLSDEAWVAAMLEVEVALARAQASLGVIPAGSADAIARGARSTRIDVVALAQRSRGAANPVVVLVQELTAAVAAVDPPAAEHVHLGSTSQDILDSAAMLLAARTLTRIERDLSRVAAALAALAREHRATPMAARTLAQHAVPTTFGLKAAGWLGSVLDASDRVRSTTAGLPAQLGGAAGTLAAYQEYARGTAAEGSGPGHGIELAARFAAELGLREPDAPWHSLRIPMCDIGWTLSAVTGVLGKFALDVQGMSRTEVGEVGEPPAGGRGVSSAMPQKRNPVLATLVVTASRQLPAYASVLAQSMLAEDERAPGAWHAEWQPLREVLRLASGAAHTAAELAEGLEVFPENLRRNLHLTGGSIVSERLNVALAPLLGKAEAKRLLAECARRSAAGGPTFAEVLKEQQDLLDKLPDGVTVEDLLAPEEYLGAAGELVDRVLRRHAQPERP; encoded by the coding sequence ATGAGCGATCAGAACGACTGCCGGTACGACGGAGCCGGCGTCGATGCGGGGCTGCTCGCCCCGGTCTGGGCGGGCACCGAGGCGCTCGCGGGCCTGAGCGACGAGGCGTGGGTCGCCGCGATGCTGGAGGTCGAAGTCGCTCTGGCCAGAGCCCAGGCCTCGCTCGGGGTGATCCCGGCGGGTTCGGCGGACGCCATCGCCCGAGGCGCGCGGTCGACCCGGATCGACGTCGTGGCACTCGCCCAGCGGTCTCGCGGTGCCGCCAACCCCGTGGTGGTCCTGGTCCAGGAACTCACCGCGGCGGTGGCCGCCGTTGACCCGCCTGCCGCCGAGCACGTGCATCTCGGCAGCACCAGCCAGGACATCCTGGACTCAGCGGCCATGCTGCTGGCGGCACGGACCCTGACCCGGATCGAGCGGGACCTGTCCAGGGTGGCTGCCGCACTGGCTGCCCTGGCCCGGGAGCACCGTGCGACGCCGATGGCCGCGCGCACCCTGGCCCAGCACGCGGTGCCCACCACCTTCGGGCTGAAGGCGGCTGGTTGGCTGGGTTCCGTGCTCGACGCCTCGGACCGGGTCCGGAGCACCACCGCCGGCCTGCCGGCCCAACTCGGCGGCGCGGCCGGAACGCTGGCGGCCTACCAGGAGTACGCCCGGGGAACTGCCGCCGAAGGCTCCGGTCCCGGCCACGGGATCGAACTCGCCGCGCGGTTCGCCGCCGAACTGGGGCTGCGCGAGCCTGACGCGCCCTGGCACAGCCTGCGGATCCCGATGTGCGACATCGGCTGGACCCTCAGCGCCGTCACCGGGGTGCTGGGCAAGTTCGCCCTGGACGTGCAGGGAATGTCCCGTACCGAGGTCGGCGAGGTCGGCGAACCGCCGGCCGGCGGTCGGGGGGTGTCCTCGGCGATGCCGCAGAAGCGCAACCCGGTGCTGGCGACCCTGGTGGTGACCGCTTCCCGCCAACTACCCGCCTACGCCTCGGTGCTGGCTCAGAGCATGCTGGCCGAGGACGAGCGGGCGCCCGGCGCCTGGCACGCCGAGTGGCAGCCGCTGCGTGAGGTGCTCCGGTTGGCGTCAGGAGCGGCGCACACGGCCGCCGAACTCGCCGAAGGCCTGGAGGTGTTCCCCGAGAACCTGCGCCGCAACCTGCACCTCACCGGCGGATCCATCGTCTCCGAGCGGCTCAATGTCGCGCTCGCGCCGCTGCTGGGCAAGGCTGAGGCCAAACGGCTGCTGGCGGAGTGCGCACGCCGGAGCGCTGCCGGTGGACCCACGTTCGCGGAAGTCCTGAAGGAACAGCAGGACCTGCTGGACAAGCTGCCGGACGGCGTCACCGTCGAGGACCTCCTGGCCCCCGAGGAGTACCTGGGCGCGGCCGGGGAACTCGTCGACCGAGTGCTGCGGCGCCACGCGCAGCCGGAGCGCCCATGA
- the hppD gene encoding 4-hydroxyphenylpyruvate dioxygenase encodes MLIQTITSVEYHCADAAQTAAELQTGFGFLRDTDQPESTPGVQTVHLHQGSIRLRLRSSGNSDHPVARYVERHGEGVAALALGCTDPQAVLERAERHGAVVLDRADRLIVGFGDTALRFVPLPEAPARTGGELLEALDHAAICVPAGQLAEAVRFCEAALGLHRIFSEYIEVGEQAMDSCVVQSASGDVTFTLIEPDTSRRPGQIDTFLADHDGAGVQHLAFRTGDIATAVRSAGSHGIEFLSTPGAYYDGLAERLGGTAIPVETLRELDVLVDQDHGGQLFQIFARSTHPRRTFFLELIERQGAGTFGTANIKALYEAVERRRAAASV; translated from the coding sequence CTGCGCGGACGCCGCGCAGACCGCCGCCGAGCTCCAGACCGGCTTCGGCTTCCTGCGCGACACCGACCAGCCCGAGTCGACGCCCGGGGTGCAGACCGTGCACCTCCACCAGGGCAGCATCCGACTGCGGCTCCGGTCCAGCGGGAACAGCGACCATCCGGTGGCCCGCTACGTCGAGCGGCACGGCGAGGGCGTCGCCGCGCTGGCGCTCGGCTGCACCGACCCGCAGGCCGTGCTGGAGCGGGCCGAGCGGCACGGCGCCGTGGTCCTGGACCGGGCCGACCGGCTGATCGTCGGCTTCGGCGACACCGCGCTGCGGTTCGTCCCGCTGCCGGAGGCTCCGGCCCGCACCGGCGGCGAACTGCTGGAGGCCCTCGACCACGCCGCCATCTGCGTGCCCGCCGGGCAGCTCGCGGAGGCCGTCCGGTTCTGCGAGGCCGCGCTCGGCCTCCACCGGATCTTCAGCGAGTACATCGAGGTCGGCGAGCAGGCGATGGACTCCTGCGTGGTGCAGAGCGCCTCCGGGGACGTCACCTTCACCCTGATCGAACCGGACACCAGCCGCCGGCCCGGCCAGATCGACACCTTCCTCGCGGACCACGACGGCGCGGGCGTCCAGCACCTGGCGTTCCGCACCGGCGACATCGCCACCGCCGTCCGTAGCGCCGGCTCGCACGGCATCGAGTTCCTCAGCACCCCGGGCGCCTACTACGACGGCCTGGCCGAGCGGCTCGGCGGCACCGCGATCCCGGTGGAGACGCTGCGCGAGCTGGACGTCCTGGTCGACCAGGACCACGGTGGCCAGCTGTTCCAGATCTTCGCCCGCTCGACCCACCCCCGGCGGACCTTCTTCCTGGAGTTGATCGAGCGCCAGGGCGCAGGCACCTTCGGCACCGCCAACATCAAGGCCCTCTACGAGGCCGTCGAGCGCCGGCGCGCCGCCGCTTCCGTCTGA